A section of the Prochlorococcus sp. MIT 1341 genome encodes:
- a CDS encoding ribose-phosphate pyrophosphokinase: MKTFLSAVRDEHKNVSLDSQRLRLFSGTSNPSLADEIATYLGLSVGPKVCKRFADGELYLQIQQSIRGCDVFLVQPTCAPVNDNLMELMIMVDACKRASARQITAVIPYYGYARADRKTAGRESITAKLTANLLVKSGVDRVLAMDLHSAQIQGYFDIPCDHIYGSPVLVDYLSKKDLGEIVVVSPDVGGVARARAFAKQMMDSPLAIIDKRRAAHNVSKSLTVIGDVKGKTAILIDDMIDTGGTICAGAELLRKEGAERVIACASHPVFSPPASKRLSQEGLFEEVIVTNSIPLSEKNVFPQLKVLSVANMLGEAIWRIHEESSISSMFRK; the protein is encoded by the coding sequence GTGAAGACTTTCCTTAGCGCAGTAAGAGACGAGCATAAGAATGTAAGTCTTGATTCGCAGCGCCTTCGTTTGTTCAGTGGGACTTCCAATCCTTCTTTAGCAGATGAGATTGCCACGTATCTGGGCCTGTCAGTAGGCCCAAAGGTTTGCAAACGATTTGCTGATGGTGAGCTTTATCTTCAGATACAGCAATCAATTCGTGGATGTGATGTGTTTTTGGTTCAACCTACTTGTGCTCCAGTTAACGACAATTTGATGGAACTGATGATTATGGTCGATGCCTGTAAACGAGCATCAGCTAGGCAGATAACGGCAGTAATTCCTTATTACGGGTATGCAAGGGCAGATAGAAAAACAGCAGGACGGGAATCAATTACTGCAAAACTTACGGCGAACCTGCTAGTTAAATCCGGTGTTGACAGAGTTCTTGCAATGGACTTGCATTCTGCACAAATTCAAGGCTATTTCGATATCCCCTGTGACCATATCTATGGATCACCGGTTTTAGTTGATTATCTTTCAAAAAAGGACTTAGGAGAGATCGTTGTCGTTTCACCTGATGTAGGAGGTGTAGCCAGGGCAAGAGCATTTGCTAAGCAAATGATGGACTCTCCTTTGGCCATTATTGATAAAAGGCGCGCTGCTCATAATGTTTCCAAGAGTCTTACTGTGATTGGAGATGTGAAAGGGAAAACAGCAATACTCATAGATGACATGATCGATACCGGGGGAACTATTTGTGCTGGTGCAGAACTTTTAAGAAAGGAAGGTGCAGAAAGAGTTATAGCTTGTGCTTCACACCCTGTGTTTTCCCCTCCAGCATCTAAACGTCTTTCTCAAGAGGGTCTGTTTGAGGAGGTTATTGTCACAAACAGCATTCCATTAAGCGAAAAAAATGTATTTCCCCAGTTAAAAGTACTTTCTGTTGCAAATATGCTTGGTGAAGCAATTTGGAGGATACATGAAGAAAGCTCGATTAGTTCAATGTTTCGTAAATAA